A window of the Besnoitia besnoiti strain Bb-Ger1 chromosome VI, whole genome shotgun sequence genome harbors these coding sequences:
- a CDS encoding ribose-phosphate diphosphokinase subfamily protein (encoded by transcript BESB_068300), which yields MATSFWQAGAVFGRPLRLLSSLYPHVSLRSAGALASSISSLPRPYPRSASALACSPQSERGLRFLSSAAAGTIEAVDANATVERRGEAGAGEQPEGPGALDGNGAVIKGPYALAAAFAAVLFPFVFEGASERRGRSGDRSLPLSPARATAPERPSSASALAPLASALPLLRHLSFSSHVSLAPTPALCAEKPAADEAAPSQSAVGAESAPAASSDAMYQELCADSSLQLFSGSAHPELAREIAAHLNVTLGRAHVGRYADGECVIKILDEVRGRDVFVIQSTPAAGGDVHSSLMELFLFLTALRRASAKRITAVIPYMPYDRETELSHGDEILTPMAAADLAVLLQVCGADGVMFVDVHNPRMEGFFTASSTTPLPMTNIQPHRLAVKYFKKKELVNPVIVATDNTAGEKAVAFWTLMKGGGVNAGFTTMVCDAPKREVREGSPILFPVVGERSEGAEGSAEGAWNHVGDVAGCDCIIVDDIIDTGEKAARTAKDLQAGGARRIFMLATHGVLSKGSVDRINSSPIQEVVVTNTVPFPSHICCEKLVVLSVGKLMAEAIKRVHEEQSLSSLFDDAKIHSHITERRQLQ from the exons ATGGCGACGTCTTTTTGGCAGGCTGGGGCGGTCTTCGGCCGACCTCTACGTctgctgtcttctctctATCCTCACGTCTCTCTTCGTTCCGCAGGCGCACTCGCGTCGTCAATCTCTTCACTGCCTCGTCCGTACCCTCGCTCTGCTTCAgcgctcgcctgctcgccgcagagcgagcgagggcttcgttttctttcttctgccgccgcggggacCATCGAGGCCGTGGACGCGAACGCGACCGTGGAGCGCCGGGGCGAGGCTGGGGCTGGCGAGCAGCCGGAGGGCCCTGGCGCCCTGGACGGCAACGGGGCGGTGATCAAGGGACCGTATGCTCTAgcggcggcgttcgccgcggtGCTGTTTCCGTTCGTGTTTGAGGGCGCCTCTGAGCGTCGCGGGCGGAGTGGCGACCGCTCGCTCCCGCTCTCTCCTGCCCGCGCGACCGCACCGGAGCGaccctcctctgcttccgccctggctccgctcgcctccgcgttgcctctccttcgccacTTGTCTTTCTCGTCTCACGTCTCGCTCGCTCCCACGCCCGCTCTGTGTGCCGAGAAGCCCGCGGCGGATGAGGCAGCCCCTTCGCAGTCTGCTGTGGGCGCCGagtcggcgcctgccgcctcttcgGACGCGATGTACCAGGAGCTCTGCGCAGACTCCTCGCTCCAACTGTTCAGCGGCTCGGCGCACcccgagctcgcgcgcgagatcGCGGCTCACCTGAACGTGACCCTTGGCCGTGCCCACGTCGGTCGCTacgccgacggcgagtgCGTGATCAAAATCCTCGACGaagtccgcggccgcgacgtgTTTGTCATTCAAAGCAcgcccgcagccggcggcgacgtgcACAGCAGCCTCATGGAGCTTTTCCTATTCCTCACCGCGCTCAGAAG GGCTTCCGCGAAGCGCATCACGGCGGTCATCCCGTACATGCCTTACGACCGTGAGACGGAGTTGAGTCACGGGGACGAGATTCTGACCCCCATGGCTGCCGCCGATCTTGCAGTTCTTCTGCAG GTATGCGGCGCCGACGGTGTCATGTTCGTGGATGTCCATAATCCGCGCATGGAAGGGTTTTTCACTGCCTCCTCCacgacgccgctgccgatGACCAACATCCAGCCTCATCGCCTGGCCGTAAAGTACTTCAAAAAGAAGGAGCTTGTCAATCCCGTG ATCGTGGCAACCGATAACAccgcgggcgagaaggcAGTGGCGTTCTGGACCTTGATGAAGGGAGGCGGAGTCAACGCAGGCTTTACGACGATG GTCTGCGACGCTCCCAAGCGGGAAGTTCGCGAAGGCTCTCCGATTCTGTTTCCAGTGGTgggcgagcgcagcgagggTGCAGAGGGCAGCGCTGAGGGCGCCTGGAACCACGTGGGCGACGTGGCGGGATGCGACTGCATCATCGTGGATGACATTATCGACacgggcgagaaggcggcccGTACTGCGAAAGATCTGcaggctggaggcgcgcgaagaatcTTCATGCTCGCGACGCATGGAGTGCTCTCAAAGGGCTCGGTCGACAGAATCAACAGCAGCCCTATCCAGGAG GTCGTTGTGACAAACACTGTGCCGTTCCCGTCGCACATTTGCTGCGAAAAGCTCGTCGTTCTGTCCGTCGGCAAGCTCATGGCAGAGGCTATCAAACGTGTCCATGAAGAGCAGTCGCTCTCTAGTTTGTTCGATGATGCGAAGATTCATTCGCACATCACCGAGAGACGGCAGCTGCAGTAA
- a CDS encoding hypothetical protein (encoded by transcript BESB_068290) yields the protein MEAEERKLSGGGVSVSEAKEGHRTDDSGTKRLVRDEALSSRYIAYLRSIKDNWSSCHAARLLTPELLVYIHQRFIMLSTPLKVRVLTSFLYLRPRLRESSKDILGEILKEAETDPNEWVKKLSRILVPYISSGRVDLRETDTETAFRIISFLDEQRALHPEDGNYKRKGGLEEQHLCDPEFEFPSAEAATLAASRTSDLPAQEQMQAQLDIQQPATLEMNLFTARENFDDLMRGTVRRGMKQLRRAAETQQQREEAALLRRPTGPQSLGEFGRRAPD from the exons AtggaggcagaagagcgaAAACTGAGCGGAGGTGGGGTGTCTGTgtcggaggcgaaggaaggaCACAGGACGGATGATTCAGGAACCAAGCGTTTGGTTCGCGATGAAGCCCTTAGTAGCAGGTATATCGCCTATCTCCGAAGCATCAAAGACAATTGGTCGTCCTGCCACGCAGCTCGACTGCTAACTCCAGAGCTTTTGGTATACATACACCAGAGGTTTATTATGTTGTCGACGCCGCTGAAAGTCCGCGTGCTGACTTCGTTTCTCTACCTTCGACCAAGACTC cgcgagTCAAGCAAAGACATCTTAGGCGAAATTTTAAAGGAAGCCGAGACCGACCCTAACGAATGGGTGAAGAAGCTCAGTCGCATCCTG GTTCCGTATATTTCCAGCGGCCGTGTGGACTTGCGCGAGACTGACACAGAGACTGCGTTTCGCATCATCAGTTTCTTGGACGAGCAACGAG CCCTGCATCCTGAAGACGGCAACTACAAGCGAAAAGGTGGACTAGAAGAACAGCACTTGTGTGACCCAGAGTTTGAGTTCCCGAGtgcggaagcggcgacgTTGGCAGCCTCGCGGACGTCAGATTTGCCGGCACAGGAGCAGATGCAGGCCCAGCTCGACATACAGCAGCCTGCAACACTCGAGATGAACTTGTTCACAGCTCGCGAGAACTTCGACGATCTTATGCGGGGG ACTGTCAGACGAGGCatgaagcagctgcggcgcgcggccgagacccagcagcagcgcgaagaagcggcgctcctccgccgaccCACGGGTCCGCAGAGTCTCGGGGAGTTCGGCCGGAG AGCACCGGACTAG
- a CDS encoding mediator complex subunit MED10 (encoded by transcript BESB_068310): MSLQPSSSSSLPPASPLPSTGTTFPISAFPAESSSAAPTAVPAAAPGLPSLSTAPLSQREEVASSDEDHSSLSNSSSDGNDSEDEPGSKRAKTAENADVKSKRKNRDKGSLAGSERHRRKVAKLYLKTVHCLTKITLLLEDGNVVLPAGRTDNKTSRRLSKLLLRYDRMLVKLEEYMATSSHLANASVPVGLLKALDMNVDPMDWMKRCVVDVHREKNDQLRGVFQAFGAYEATLHDAMRYGPADRLLPPLPRLCPHSAGSAGPFQTPADGNTCAPDQ; the protein is encoded by the exons ATGTCTCTGcagccgtcgtcttcctcgtctctccctcccgcgtcgcccttgCCGTCAACCGGGACTACGTTCCCGATTTCAGCGTTTCCTGCTGaatcgtcttccgccgcgccgactgcggttcctgctgctgcgcccggCTTACCGTCTTTGTCCACAGCACCTCTGAGTCAGCGGGAAGAAGTCGCCTCGTCAGACGAGGATCACTCCTCGCTCTCAAACTCGAGCAGCGACGGCAacgacagcgaggacgagCCTGGCTCGAAACGCGCAAAAACCGCCGAGAATGCAGAT GTCAAGTCCAAGAGAAAGAACCGCGACAAGGGTTCGCTtgcaggcagcgagcgccacCGGCGCAAGGTAGCCAAACTTTATCTCAAAA CGGTGCACTGTTTAACGAAAATAACGCTTCTTTTGGAGGATGGCAACGTCGTGCTGCCAGCAGGGCGAACCGACAACAAGACGAGCAGACGCCTTTCTAAGCTTCT CCTTCGCTACGACCGGATGCTGGTGAAGCTGGAAGAGTACATGGCGACGAGTTCGCACTTAGCAAACGCCTCCGTGCCCGTCGGTCTTCTAAAGGCCCTTGACATGAACGTCGATCCCATGGACTGGATGAAACGTTGCGTCGTCGATGTGCACAGAGAAAAGAACGACCAACTCCGCGGCGTATTTCAGGCGTTCGGG GCGTACGAAGCTACGCTTCACGATGCCATGCGCTACGGGCCCGCTGACCGGCTGCTTCCTCCACTTCCACGTCTTTGTCCGCATTCTGCGGGTTCCGCCGGCCCTTTTCAGACTCCAGCAGATGGAAATACATGCGCGCCTGACCAGTAA